GTGGTTATACACTTGGTTTATGCTTCTCAGCTCACTGCTTGCTTACATTTGCAGTGAGGAAATGTATATTCCACAAGACACTTGTTTTGCCAAACTTTGACAAAATGTTTTCACCCAGTTGCTACCTCTAAATCTCTTGGATCCATACCCCCAAAGCCAAGGTTAACGGGacagtaaaatttaaatttgaaaaactaaaaatcttaACACATTATATGCACAAGTCCAAACTGCATGCTAATACACTAATGTTCACTCTGAGTTTACACATTCTACAAAGGTAAATAATGAAAGTAATTTCTTTTACAGACAATATAAAGGAAATAGTGACCCTTAATATTTAAACAGCAGTGAAGTTCCCAACTGAGAGCAGAGCTGAGAATTTAGAAGCTTAACAGGTGCACAGGATATGCAAGATTTGGTTATAACTGAAATcagattaaacaaaatacttaagCTACCTATCACATAATCACAGCCTGAAGCAGTTAGGCCACTCTCAGCCCCTCTGGAATAGCAAGTAAAACATGTATTTAACACTTCAAGAAGCCATCatgtaaaccagtggtagtcaacctggtccctaccgcccactaatggacgttacagctttcatggtgggcggtagcagagcaaccaaagtataaataaaaagatagatttaactatagtaagttgttttctttttgtatttttctgaagctggaaacggggagagacagacagactcccgcatgcgcccaaccgggatccacctggcacgcccaccagaggcgacgctctgtccaccagggggcgttgctctgccgaccagagccactgtagtgcctggggcagaggccaaggagccatccccagcgcccgggccatctttgctccaatggagccttggctgtgggaggggaagagagagacagagaggaaggagggggggggggtagagaagcaaatgggcgcttctcctatgtgccctggctgggaatcgaacctgggtcccccgcatgccaggccgacgctctaccgctgagccaaccggccagggcctatagtaagttgtttataaagatttattctaccaaacttagcgaaaatctgatataaagtacttggtaagtaattattactatatgctttaacttgctgtaactctgctttataaattttataaagttccttctctactttataaatcaccaatactgtggaactggtgggcagttagaaaactttactactaacagagatacaaaagtgggtggtaggtataaaaaggttgactaccctgacGTAAACCTTCCTTGAATTCTCTATATACAATCTTTTCTTCTTCCAAAttcctgtgtttttttgtatgaATTTACTGTGTACTTTCAGAGTCCAGTGGTTGTGTATTTGGGGTAGAAAAGGCTGAAGGTAACTGCTGGATAGCCAATGAATAAGAATTACAGAGTCCAGAAGTAGTTCACTGGTTGTCTGGCCCACATGCAAAAGccctctatttttaaattattaacagTGTGCTTACAAGGAGACAGAAACTGGGGTTATCATATCTGAGCTGTGTGACATTCAAACCAAAGACAAGGACCTTAATGGGCCAAAGGCTGGAATTCAGAAAAGATTTAACTATGCAAAACAATTCTTTGAAGGATAGTTTTCCTAATAAGATTTACTCTGTAGCaagtattaatatataataaacaacaaaagaaatttgTTTAGGAATACCCACCAgggattttttcccccagaattATCTCAACATGAAGggcatatgctttttttttttttttttttttttttaacagagatagagagtcagtgagagggatagacagggacagagaagaatggagagagacgagaagcatcaatcataggtgtatttttttgtttttttttttaattttttatttattcatttttgagaggagagggagagacagagagagacagaggagagacagagagagaggagagggggaggagctggaagcatcaactcccatatgtgccttgactaggcaagcccaggatttcgaaccagcgacctcagcatttccaggtcgatgctttatccactgcgccaccacaggtcaggcaatcataggtttttcattgcgcgttccaacaccttagttgttcattgattgctttctcatatgtgccttgaccgcgggccttcagcagactgagtaaccccttgcttgagccagcaaccttgggctcaagctggtgagcttttttttttttttttttttttttgctcaaaccagatgagcccgtgcttaagctggcgacctcggcgtcttgaacctgggtcttccgcatcccagtccggtgctctatccactgcgccaccacctggtcaggctgagggcATATCTTTTAAATAACCAATAGAAAGGAGGTTGCATAATAGAGACATCATGTTAGCTTTCCAAAAATTTCATTGAATCTTGACACAATGACCTAGTTTTGGGGTTAACACGAAGGATGTCAAACTTCAAACAGAATTGGAAGACATTTTCCAACAAGGCAAATGTTCAGTTCTGAGCTTCCTGATGCAGGTAGCATTCCAAGTGACCCCAACAGGAAGAGGCAAAATCTTCTTCACCGCATAAGCCCGAGCACGGCTGTGGACCTGCCTCTTCATCTGCCATTCTCACGGTAGGGCAAGGGCAAAGCTCCCTGCTCTGTGGGCATCTTAACTGGTGCGTGGGGAGGTGTGCCTCTTTACTCAAGGGCTTCCGGACTGCTGTGCAGCCACCTACCCTCTGGGCCACGTGTAGTCCTGAAGCGGGTACCACGGAATGGAAAACCAAGtttcaagaattaaaaatggagccTGCCAAAATCCTGAGTGCTGTGAGGAAGGCAACAGggtaaacaaaaaatcaataaaaacaattgtCTACTTAGTTACTGGCAGGgcttgaagatgaaataaaagttcAGCCACAAAAGGGTTTCACCAACACCCAAGAACTGGGCTGCCTGCCTGGAGTCGGGGCTGACATGAAAATCCAATCTACCGAGAGTGTAAACATGGTAATTGGCAACAAACATGATAGAACAAAACACACCCATTCATCCTTTTTGAAAATGGCTCTTAAGGGAGAGCTGGAGGTTGGAGTCCTTTTACTGTGGTTCTGCCTATTCAGCCATCCAGAGCTTGAAGGTCCTGTCATACGAGCAAGTGGCTATAAGCTGCCCATCTGAAGAAATGTCGAGGCCCATCACTTTGCCTTCATGGCCAGCCAGAGTCTTCAGTGGGGACCAGCCCGGGTGGGTCCAGATCTTGGCTGTGTTATCATAGGCAGCAGTGAGCAAGAAATTCCCATGGATAGCTATAAGAGATAAAAGGGAAGTTGCGTGAGGAATTCAAGTATTCAAGAAGAACTTGAGAACATAAAAGCACAAAAATCTTCTAGAACATACTATTTCAAAAAAGAAGGTTTTCAGGAAAACCCACAACACGGTCTGATCTATATTCCTACTAGGCCTCCAGGAGAAGGGACAACTACAAGGCAGACTTAGGGAAACAAATAACATTATTAAGGTCTTCTGGTTCTTTCAAAAACCGTTCAGAATATTATGACGGATTCAGGGCTTAGGATTTTCATGGAGAAaaggatgcagaaaagcattcatGAAGTCTTTCCTTCCTAGCAACAAGCAGCACGCTGTGCCACAGTCTGTCTGAGTGTAGGGCAGAGGGAAGGGAACTCTAATCCCAGTTCTCTCCTGTTCCACCTCCAGGTTCCACTCACGCGGGACCTGCACTGCGTGAGAAAGCGCACTCTTTCTTATGCTTACGCTCGAACTTGACACCAGTCACTAAGTTATGATGGGCAGGGATGGTGTAGATGCAACGCCGCTGTCGAAGGTCCCACACTTTGCAGGTGTTGTCCCCACTGCCAGTTGCAATGTGGTAGCTGTGGGTCAGATGTAGaatcaaaattagaaacaaaggTACTTCCTGACCAAGAACCCtctccacctctcatttaatcAGCTTATTTTACCCATTAGGGGAGAAATTTATTCCATAGATTTCCTTCAGGTGCCCTTCTAGGAACATTATACAACGTCCTGTGCGCAGGTCCCAAACTCGACCAAATGCATCCAGTCCCCTGAAAAAGGAATTTACAAATAAACATTCTGAGTGAAGTTCTCTATGGAAGCAGCCATCCATAAGAGTTAAGATTACTGAGCTGCCCCTGGCTATGTGGAGAAAGTCTTACCCAGTGCCAGCCAAAGAGCCATCTTGATGGAAGGCAATGTCATATACACCCATGCTGTGGCCTTCCTGGTGCAGGATCTCCTCTTGAGCTTCTAAGTCCCATAAGCGCCATGAGCGGTcataactaaaaaaacaaacttacaaTTAACCAGTAGATAATTTATTCAGTTTCTACAATGTGCAAGGTACTATTAGTTATAACTTCAGTTATGCTTCTGAAGCTATTCATATAATCATGTtcataagaaattattttctggCATAAACACTATCTCAATAACTAAGCATATCTGTCTTGGTTGCTAACTGGGAAACCATGACTTCCTGTAAACCTATTtcagtggttatttttttttttttttgtatttttctgaagctggaaacagggaggcagtcagacagactcccacatgcgcccgactgggatccacccagcacgcccattagggggcgatgctctgcccctccggggcgtcgctctgctgcgaccagagccactccagcgcctggggcagaggccaaggagccatccccagcgcccgggccatcttttgctccaatggagcctcggctgcgggaggggaagagagagacagagaggaaggagaaggggaggggtggagaagcagatgggcgcctctcctgtgtgccctggccgggaatcaaacccgggacttccacacgccaggccgacgctctaccactgagccaaccggccagggcctcagtggcTATTTTAAGAACAGAAATCCATAAGAAtagcccagcttttttttcttttttttgccttttttcttcctcaattgCACTGTTATGTTCTTTCATTCACTGAACACTGATATATTTACTGGGCCCTAAACTGGATGTTGgggatacaaaaatcaatcagaGACAAATCAATGGAGTAGaatagaaatagacccacactTATATTGTCAAATGATTTTCAATGAAGGTGCCAAGTGATTTCAACAGAAAAGGAAAGTCTCTCCAATTAATGGTGGTACAACTGTCTAtatcagaggtagtcaacctttttatacctactgcccactttttaactctgttagcagtaaaattttctaaccgcccactggttctatagtaataatgatttataaaatagggaagtaactttactttataaaatttataaagcagagttacagcaagttaaagcatataataattacttaccaagtacttttatgtcgaattttcgctaagtttagcagaataaatctttataaaacttactagttaaatctatctttttatttatactttggttgctctgctactgcccaccatgaaagctgtgggcggtagggaccaggctgactagcACTGGTCTATAAGGATGAAcataaagacaggaaaaaaaaaacatttaaaaaatgagtcaaGCACCTGGAGAGTACACCAAAGAGAATATATAAATGGTCAATAAACACATGACAAAGTACTCAACAACGACAGTCATTAAGGTAACAAAAATGAAACCCATGAGGTTTCACCATACATTTGCTAGACTGGGCAGAATGACAGGACAGACAAAAGCAAATGCTGGCAAGGAGGTGCAGCAATCAGAATTCTGGGAACATAAAATGGCACAACCACTtgaaaagggtgtgtgtgtgtgtgtgtgtgtgtgtgagagagagagagagagagagaggaggggagacagagagaggaggggagctagagagacagactcctgtatgctccatgactgggatccaccctgcaaaccccgtctggggccaatgctctgcccatctggggccatgctggcaaccgagctatttttaacgcttgaggtggaggctccatggagtcatactcagcacctggggctgatgggctcaaaccaattgagccatagctgcggaagagggagggggagagaagcagatggtcacctctcctgtgtgctctgactgggaactaaaccaggacttccacatgccaggtctaagctctaccgctgagccaaccggccagggccttgaaaattttgaaaagttaaatacACATCTACCCTATGACCTAGCATTTACATTCCTAAGTAtttattcaagagaaaggaaagaaaaatgtgtcCACTAAAAGTCTTATCCAAGAGTATTTATGGCAGCTTTCTTCTGACTAGCCAAAACCTGACACCAGCCCAACTGTGTATCACCAGGAAAACGATGAACTGTGGCAAGTGATGCAACTGACTActcctcagcaataaaaagaagctgTTGATTCATGCAAACATGAATGAATCCTCTAAACATTtgctgaaagaagccagacacaaatgaGCGCACACAGTAGGAACAGACAACTTGTGGCAACAGAGGTCAGAGCAGTGGCCGCTCCGGAATGGAGAGGTGACTGGGAGAGGGCACGAGGGGACGCTGTGGGGTGGTGGAAAGGTACCTGCCAGGGAGATGGGTCACGTGAGCATATGCAGCTGTCAACACTGATTACACTGTGTACTTAAATCCACTCCAGTGCATGTAAACTTATCTCAGTTTAATAGTTCTTTAACAAATTCCGGCCTCATTAAACTCACAAAACCATAAAGGAAGACTGATTTGTAGAGAGATAACACAATGTGTATCAACCGCCCCCAAcaacaaatatacaaacaaaaacacatataCTTCTAGTATTGGtcaagaaagagaacaaagagtAAAACTTCTAGTTTCTGGACAACTAGCAACTTTCAGATTAACTGCAATTTAAGAGCAAATGCACTTAACCCTAACCATATAATATACTCTATTCAGATTGATTCACTGCTGTCCAAGAAAATCCTTCTTGAAGATCTCTCTTCTAAAAACTTACTTGGCAGTTAACCATGAAGGTTTAACCAGATGTTAGAAGCCTATGCAGTGTGAACAGGAAGGCTTACCAGGTGGTCCCCAAGAAACGTCCGGATGGGTGCCACATTACACGGGCCACACGCACTGTATGGCCCTCGATATCTGCCACTGGTTCGTCACTGAAAAGGaatcaaatatatttaagtaTACTGTTTTATACTcctgtaaataaatattcattgactcTATTAACTGTTGTACACAGATGCACCAATTGTGTACAGCTCAAGGAGCCAAATTGTAAATAAACTTGTAATTTGCTAAAACTTTAGGGCTAACAATAATTTAAGTCACTTGCCAAGGTTTTAAAAGATTTGAGACTATTTCATGTACCCACAGGGCAAAACTGGCCACAGCACTTCAAGAAACActctttcggccctggccggttggctcagcggtagagcgtcggcctggcgtgcgggggacccgggttcgattcccggccagggcacacaggagaagcgcccatttgcttctccaccccccccccccccttcctctctgtctctctcttcccctcccgcagccaaggctccattggagcaaagatagcccgggcgctggggatggctccttggcctctgccccaggcgctagagtggctctggtcgtggcagagcatcgccccctggtgggcagagtgtccccctggtgggtgtgccgggtggatcccggttgggcgcatgcgggagtctgtctgactgtctctccctgtttccagcttcagaaaaaaaaaaaaattaaaaaaaagaaaaaaaaaaaagaaatactctttCTACTTCAATTCACTATGTTAATAAACACTTAAGACTAAACCACttagaatttaagaaaataaaagataagcaaAAATCTCTCTCTGCACCAACGTAGTACTGAGAGTCTAGAAAGAAAACATACTTTGATAGAAATGTCaggctataaaacaaacaaaaaaattcaaggaacaaAACCCAAGCAGTTTTGGTGC
The DNA window shown above is from Saccopteryx bilineata isolate mSacBil1 chromosome 2, mSacBil1_pri_phased_curated, whole genome shotgun sequence and carries:
- the PRPF4 gene encoding U4/U6 small nuclear ribonucleoprotein Prp4 isoform X3, whose amino-acid sequence is MLSFVFDRSGLCKLWSVPDCNLLHTLRGHNTNVGAIVFHPKSTVSLDQKDVNLASCAADGSVKLWSLDSDEPVADIEGHTVRVARVMWHPSGRFLGTTCYDRSWRLWDLEAQEEILHQEGHSMGVYDIAFHQDGSLAGTGGLDAFGRVWDLRTGRCIMFLEGHLKEIYGINFSPNGYHIATGSGDNTCKVWDLRQRRCIYTIPAHHNLVTGVKFEPIHGNFLLTAAYDNTAKIWTHPGWSPLKTLAGHEGKVMGLDISSDGQLIATCSYDRTFKLWMAE